From Streptomyces sp. CMB-StM0423, a single genomic window includes:
- a CDS encoding carbohydrate kinase family protein codes for MHIAVSGSIATDHLMTFPGRFSDQLVADQLHTVSLSFLVDKLDVRRGGVGPNICFGMGQLGARPILVGAAGADFGEYRDWLERHGVDTGSVRISEVLHTARFVVTTDADHNQIGSFYTGAMSEARLIELKTVADRFGGLDLVSIGADDPEAMLRHTEECRTRGIPFAADFSQQIARMEGDGIRTLTEGAAFLFSNEYEKGLIETKTGWGDEEMLTHVATRVTTLGARGVRIDRAGEEPVLVGCPEEERKADPTGVGDAFRAGFLSGLSWGVSTERAAQLGCMLATLVIETVGPQEYELRRSNFVARFTKAYGQDAAAEVQEHLPESVQD; via the coding sequence GTGCATATTGCCGTTTCCGGCTCCATCGCGACCGACCATCTCATGACCTTCCCCGGTCGGTTCTCCGATCAGTTGGTCGCCGACCAACTGCACACCGTCTCGCTGTCGTTCCTCGTCGACAAACTGGACGTGCGCCGCGGCGGAGTCGGACCCAACATCTGCTTCGGCATGGGTCAGCTCGGCGCCCGCCCGATCCTCGTCGGCGCGGCCGGCGCCGACTTCGGCGAGTACCGCGACTGGCTGGAGCGGCACGGGGTCGACACCGGCTCCGTACGCATCTCGGAAGTGCTGCACACCGCGCGGTTCGTCGTCACCACCGACGCCGACCACAACCAGATCGGCTCCTTCTACACCGGCGCCATGAGCGAGGCCCGGCTGATCGAGCTGAAGACCGTCGCCGACCGCTTCGGCGGCCTCGACCTCGTCTCCATCGGCGCCGACGATCCCGAGGCGATGCTGCGCCACACCGAGGAGTGCCGCACCCGCGGCATCCCCTTCGCCGCCGACTTCTCGCAGCAGATCGCCCGCATGGAGGGCGACGGCATCCGCACCCTCACCGAGGGCGCCGCGTTCCTCTTCTCGAACGAGTACGAGAAGGGGCTGATCGAGACCAAGACCGGCTGGGGCGACGAGGAGATGCTGACCCACGTCGCCACCCGGGTGACCACCCTCGGCGCCCGCGGCGTGCGCATCGACCGCGCCGGCGAGGAGCCGGTCCTCGTCGGCTGCCCGGAGGAGGAGCGCAAGGCGGACCCCACGGGCGTCGGCGACGCCTTCCGGGCCGGCTTCCTGTCCGGGCTGAGCTGGGGCGTGAGCACGGAGCGGGCGGCGCAGCTCGGCTGCATGCTGGCGACGCTGGTCATCGAGACCGTCGGCCCGCAGGAGTACGAGCTGCGGCGCAGCAACTTCGTCGCCCGCTTCACCAAGGCGTACGGGCAGGATGCCGCCGCCGAGGTGCAGGAGCACCTGCCGGAGTCGGTGCAGGACTGA
- a CDS encoding cysteine desulfurase/sulfurtransferase TusA family protein: MPYFDAASSAPLHPIARQALLAALDEGWADPARLYREGRRARRLLDAARETTADLVGCRPDELVFTSSGTRAVHDGIAGALAGRRRTGRHLVVSSVEHSAVLHAAEGHQAAGGDVTYVPVDRGGRVAPGAYAEVLRADTALACLQSANHEVGTEQPVAEAAEECRAAGVPLLVDAAQSLGWGRTAGPWSLLAASAHKWGGPPGVGLLAVRKGTRFAPAGPADERESGRVPGFENIPAIVATAASLRAVRGEAEAEDARLRALVDRIRARVPETVADVEVVGDPERRLPHLVTFSCLYVDGEALLHALDRAGFSVSSGSSCTSSTLTPSHVLRAMGVLSEGNVRVSLPQGTSVEDVEGFLRALQDAVAGVRAELGAPVSGAAEETPGGELVVDARGRRCPIPVIELAKVFDRVPVGGTVLVLSDDEAARLDIPAWCEMRGQEYAGEEPAAGGGTGYRVRRRS; this comes from the coding sequence GTGCCGTACTTCGACGCCGCGTCGTCCGCGCCCCTTCACCCGATCGCCCGGCAGGCCCTGCTCGCCGCGCTCGACGAGGGCTGGGCCGATCCGGCCCGGCTGTACCGGGAGGGCCGCCGGGCGCGGCGGCTGCTGGACGCCGCGCGCGAGACCACCGCGGACCTCGTCGGCTGCCGCCCGGACGAGCTGGTGTTCACGTCCTCGGGTACGCGCGCGGTGCACGACGGCATCGCCGGGGCCCTGGCGGGCCGCCGCCGCACCGGGCGGCACCTCGTCGTCTCGTCGGTCGAGCACTCCGCGGTCCTGCACGCGGCGGAGGGCCACCAGGCGGCGGGCGGGGACGTGACGTACGTGCCGGTGGACCGCGGCGGGCGGGTGGCGCCCGGGGCGTACGCCGAGGTGCTGCGCGCCGATACCGCGCTGGCCTGTCTGCAGTCGGCCAACCACGAGGTGGGCACCGAGCAGCCGGTCGCCGAGGCGGCCGAGGAGTGCCGGGCCGCCGGGGTGCCGCTGCTGGTGGACGCGGCGCAGTCGCTGGGCTGGGGACGTACCGCCGGGCCGTGGTCGCTGCTGGCGGCCAGCGCGCACAAGTGGGGCGGCCCGCCCGGCGTGGGGCTGCTCGCGGTGCGCAAGGGGACGCGCTTCGCGCCCGCGGGCCCGGCGGACGAGCGGGAGTCGGGCCGCGTGCCCGGCTTCGAGAACATCCCGGCGATCGTCGCGACCGCCGCGTCGCTGCGCGCCGTACGCGGGGAGGCGGAGGCCGAGGACGCGAGGCTGCGGGCGCTGGTGGACCGGATCCGCGCGCGGGTGCCGGAGACGGTCGCGGACGTGGAGGTGGTCGGCGATCCGGAGCGCCGACTGCCGCATCTGGTGACCTTCTCCTGTCTGTACGTGGACGGGGAGGCGCTGCTGCACGCGCTGGACCGGGCGGGGTTCTCGGTCTCGTCCGGGTCTTCGTGCACGTCGAGCACGCTGACGCCGAGCCATGTGCTCAGGGCGATGGGCGTGTTGTCGGAGGGCAACGTACGCGTGTCGCTGCCGCAGGGAACGTCGGTGGAGGACGTGGAGGGCTTCCTGCGGGCACTGCAGGACGCGGTCGCCGGAGTGCGGGCGGAGCTGGGCGCGCCCGTGAGCGGTGCGGCGGAGGAGACGCCGGGCGGGGAGCTGGTGGTCGACGCCCGCGGGCGGCGCTGCCCCATCCCCGTCATAGAGCTGGCGAAGGTCTTCGACCGAGTGCCGGTGGGCGGCACGGTGCTGGTGCTGTCGGACGACGAGGCGGCGCGGCTGGACATCCCGGCGTGGTGCGAGATGCGCGGGCAGGAGTACGCCGGCGAGGAGCCGGCGGCGGGCGGGGGCACGGGCTACCGGGTGCGGCGCAGGAGCTGA
- the ctaC gene encoding aa3-type cytochrome oxidase subunit II, producing the protein MSHNGSDLPRGRTAAAGGTRSPRRTMRRRLPQALAAGLVLVTLSGCTYKDFPRLGMPTPATEEAPRILSLWQGSWAAALAVGVLVWGLILWSVIFHRRSRTKIEVPAQVRYNLPIEALYTVVPLIVVAVFFYFTARDESKLLETSEKPDHVINVVGYQWSWGFNYLENLDGDAATPAKRPKELDAIPDRDFKAVPKGAEGVYDYGVPASENEQTGNPGPTLVLPKGETVQFVLTSRDVIHSFWVVPFLMKQDVIPGHTNVFEVTPNKEGTFLGKCAELCGTDHSRMLFNVKVVSPEKYQEHLQKLADKGQTGYIPAGIPQTDAARNAETNYQ; encoded by the coding sequence GTGAGTCACAACGGCTCCGACCTCCCCCGCGGCCGCACGGCGGCCGCGGGAGGTACCCGCTCGCCGCGGCGCACGATGCGGCGAAGGCTGCCGCAGGCGCTGGCCGCGGGCCTGGTCCTGGTCACCCTCTCCGGCTGCACCTATAAGGACTTCCCCCGCCTGGGCATGCCGACGCCGGCCACCGAGGAGGCGCCGCGGATCCTCTCCCTGTGGCAGGGATCCTGGGCGGCCGCCCTGGCCGTCGGGGTCCTCGTGTGGGGCCTGATCCTGTGGAGCGTCATCTTCCACCGCCGCTCCAGGACCAAGATCGAGGTCCCGGCCCAGGTCCGGTACAACCTGCCCATCGAGGCGCTGTACACGGTCGTCCCGCTGATCGTCGTGGCGGTGTTCTTCTACTTCACCGCGCGCGACGAGAGCAAGCTGCTGGAGACCTCGGAGAAGCCGGACCACGTGATCAACGTGGTGGGCTACCAGTGGAGCTGGGGCTTCAACTACCTGGAGAACCTGGACGGCGACGCCGCCACGCCGGCGAAGCGGCCCAAGGAGCTCGACGCCATCCCCGACCGGGACTTCAAGGCCGTGCCGAAGGGCGCCGAGGGCGTCTACGACTACGGCGTGCCCGCCAGCGAGAACGAGCAGACCGGCAACCCGGGCCCCACGCTGGTCCTCCCCAAGGGTGAGACGGTCCAGTTCGTGCTGACCTCCCGGGACGTCATCCACTCCTTCTGGGTGGTGCCGTTCCTCATGAAGCAGGACGTCATCCCCGGCCACACCAACGTCTTCGAGGTGACCCCCAACAAGGAGGGCACCTTCCTGGGCAAGTGCGCCGAGCTGTGCGGCACGGACCACTCCCGGATGCTCTTCAACGTGAAGGTGGTCTCCCCGGAGAAGTACCAGGAGCACCTGCAGAAGCTGGCCGACAAGGGTCAGACCGGGTACATCCCGGCGGGCATCCCCCAGACCGACGCCGCTAGGAATGCGGAGACCAACTACCAATGA
- the ctaD gene encoding aa3-type cytochrome oxidase subunit I has product MSILNEPQGAAAAGAGEDAYEDEVPARRRQPGNVVVKWLTTTDHKTIGTLYLATSFFFFIIGGVLALFMRAELARPGTQVMSNEQFNQAFTMHGTIMLLMFATPLFAGFANWIMPLQIGAPDVAFPRLNMFAYWLYLFGSLIAVAGFITPQGAADFGWFAYTPLSDAVRSPGVGADMWIMGLALSGFGTILGSVNFITTIICMRAPGLTMFRMPIFTWNVLLTGVLVLLAFPVLAAALLALEADRKFGAHIFDPANGGALLWQHLFWFFGHPEVYIIALPFFGIISEVIPVFSRKPMFGYIGLVAATISIAGLSVTVWAHHMYVTGGVLLPFFAFMTMLIAVPTGVKFFNWIGTMWKGSLSFETPMLWSIGFLVTFAFGGLTGVILASPPLDFHVSDSYFVVAHFHYVVFGTVVFAMFAGFHFWWPKFTGKMLDETLGKITFWTLFIGFHGTFLVQHWLGAEGMPRRYADYLAADGFTALNTFSTISSFLLGMSMLPFFYNVWKTAKYGKKIEVDDPWGYGRSLEWATSCPPPRHNFTSLPRIRSESPAFDLHHPEIAAAQVGHGHGAGDKTLVGGGSEGEAK; this is encoded by the coding sequence ATGAGCATCCTCAACGAACCCCAGGGTGCGGCGGCCGCGGGCGCGGGCGAAGACGCATACGAGGACGAGGTGCCCGCGCGCCGCCGTCAGCCCGGCAACGTCGTGGTCAAGTGGCTGACGACCACCGACCACAAGACGATCGGCACGCTGTACCTGGCGACGTCGTTCTTCTTCTTCATCATCGGCGGCGTCCTGGCGCTGTTCATGCGCGCCGAGCTGGCCCGGCCGGGCACGCAGGTGATGAGCAACGAGCAGTTCAACCAGGCGTTCACGATGCACGGCACGATCATGCTGCTGATGTTCGCGACGCCGCTCTTCGCGGGCTTCGCGAACTGGATCATGCCGCTGCAGATCGGCGCGCCCGACGTGGCGTTCCCGCGGCTGAACATGTTCGCGTACTGGCTGTACCTCTTCGGGTCGCTGATCGCCGTCGCCGGCTTCATCACCCCGCAGGGCGCGGCCGACTTCGGCTGGTTCGCGTACACGCCACTCTCCGACGCGGTGCGTTCGCCGGGCGTCGGCGCCGACATGTGGATCATGGGTCTGGCGCTCTCCGGCTTCGGCACCATCCTCGGCTCGGTCAACTTCATCACGACCATCATCTGCATGCGGGCGCCCGGCCTGACGATGTTCCGCATGCCGATCTTCACCTGGAACGTGCTGCTCACCGGTGTGCTGGTGCTGCTCGCCTTCCCGGTGCTGGCCGCCGCGCTGCTCGCGCTGGAGGCGGACCGCAAGTTCGGGGCGCACATCTTCGACCCGGCGAACGGCGGTGCGCTGCTCTGGCAGCACCTCTTCTGGTTCTTCGGCCATCCAGAGGTGTACATCATCGCGCTGCCGTTCTTCGGCATCATCTCCGAGGTCATCCCGGTCTTCAGCCGCAAGCCGATGTTCGGCTACATCGGCCTGGTGGCCGCCACGATCTCCATCGCCGGCCTGTCCGTGACCGTGTGGGCGCACCACATGTACGTGACAGGAGGCGTACTCCTACCGTTCTTCGCATTCATGACAATGCTGATCGCGGTGCCAACAGGAGTGAAGTTCTTCAACTGGATCGGCACGATGTGGAAGGGATCACTGAGTTTCGAAACACCGATGCTCTGGTCCATCGGCTTCCTCGTGACGTTCGCCTTCGGCGGTCTGACCGGTGTCATCCTGGCCTCGCCGCCACTGGACTTCCACGTTTCCGACTCGTACTTCGTGGTGGCCCACTTCCACTACGTGGTCTTCGGCACTGTCGTCTTCGCGATGTTCGCGGGCTTCCACTTCTGGTGGCCCAAGTTCACCGGCAAGATGCTCGACGAGACGCTCGGGAAGATCACCTTCTGGACGCTGTTCATCGGCTTCCACGGCACGTTCCTGGTGCAGCACTGGCTGGGCGCCGAGGGCATGCCCCGGCGGTACGCGGACTACCTCGCGGCCGACGGCTTCACCGCCCTGAACACCTTCTCGACGATCAGCTCGTTCCTGCTCGGCATGTCGATGCTGCCGTTCTTCTACAACGTGTGGAAGACCGCCAAGTACGGCAAGAAGATCGAGGTCGACGACCCGTGGGGGTACGGCCGCTCGCTGGAGTGGGCCACGTCCTGCCCGCCGCCGCGGCACAACTTCACCTCGCTGCCGCGCATCCGGTCCGAATCACCGGCCTTCGACCTGCACCATCCCGAGATCGCGGCGGCCCAGGTCGGGCACGGCCACGGCGCCGGTGACAAGACGCTCGTCGGCGGCGGCAGCGAAGGGGAAGCGAAGTGA
- a CDS encoding cytochrome c oxidase subunit 4 has product MKIQGHMFGWLAAFVLVAAIIYGYWSKEPVGTTALFLAFGLTAMIGYYLVFTARRVDTGAQDNKEAEVADDAGELGFFSPHSWQPLSLAIGGALAFLGIVLNWWLLYFSIPVILVGLYGWVFEYYRGADQNQ; this is encoded by the coding sequence GTGAAGATCCAGGGCCACATGTTCGGCTGGCTCGCCGCCTTCGTCCTCGTCGCGGCGATCATCTACGGCTACTGGTCGAAGGAGCCGGTCGGCACCACCGCGCTGTTCCTGGCCTTCGGCCTGACCGCGATGATCGGGTACTACCTGGTCTTCACGGCCCGCCGGGTCGACACCGGGGCGCAGGACAACAAGGAGGCGGAGGTCGCCGACGACGCCGGCGAGCTGGGCTTCTTCAGCCCGCACAGTTGGCAGCCGCTGTCGCTGGCCATCGGCGGTGCGCTCGCCTTCCTCGGCATCGTCCTCAACTGGTGGCTGCTGTACTTCTCCATCCCCGTGATCCTGGTCGGCCTCTACGGCTGGGTCTTCGAGTACTACCGCGGGGCGGACCAGAACCAGTAG
- a CDS encoding L,D-transpeptidase: MSQTPHRRTAVSCSLLLAALAPGLAACGAGGHPLAREPGEPAGRITLAGLADDSGLADPSEDLEVTAQGQARITDVTAVDESGRYVRGRLSADGHTWRSTVPLAARSRYSVEVSTENDDGAPGRKRLTYRTSKVKTKRPMKVALGPEKGTYGVGQPLTVKLNRAVKTQAERAVVERGLKVSSTPVAEGAWYWVGNKELHYRPKEYWPAGARVRLESRLEGVKVREGVYASAAKPLELKIGDRLEAVTDASSHEMTVYRNGEEINTIPVTTGKAGFETRNGKKVVLEKQSSVRMTGASIGVGGTGEDYDLQVSWATRVTWSGEYVHAAPWSVGSQGAANVSHGCTGMSTDDAAWFFKTVRPGDIVEVVNSYGEDMAPFGNGFGDWNLSWTKWQEGSALTPGVRDGGGPSEASRLRPGV, encoded by the coding sequence ATGAGTCAAACGCCCCATCGCCGCACGGCAGTCAGTTGTTCCCTGCTGCTCGCCGCCCTCGCCCCCGGCCTCGCCGCCTGCGGCGCGGGCGGCCACCCGCTAGCCCGCGAACCGGGAGAGCCCGCCGGCCGGATCACACTCGCCGGCCTCGCCGACGACAGCGGTCTCGCCGACCCCTCGGAGGACCTGGAGGTCACCGCCCAGGGGCAGGCCCGCATCACGGACGTCACGGCCGTGGACGAGAGCGGCCGCTACGTACGCGGCCGGCTGTCCGCCGACGGCCACACCTGGCGCAGCACCGTGCCGCTGGCCGCCAGGTCCCGGTACAGCGTCGAGGTGAGTACCGAGAACGACGACGGCGCACCCGGCCGCAAGCGGCTGACGTACCGCACCTCGAAGGTCAAGACGAAGAGGCCGATGAAGGTCGCGCTGGGCCCCGAGAAGGGCACGTACGGCGTCGGCCAGCCGCTGACGGTCAAGCTGAACCGGGCCGTGAAGACCCAGGCCGAGCGGGCCGTCGTCGAGCGCGGGCTGAAGGTCAGCTCGACGCCCGTGGCCGAGGGCGCCTGGTACTGGGTCGGCAACAAGGAACTCCACTACCGCCCCAAGGAGTACTGGCCCGCGGGCGCCCGGGTCCGGCTGGAGAGCCGGCTGGAGGGCGTCAAGGTGCGCGAGGGCGTCTACGCGAGCGCCGCGAAACCCCTCGAACTGAAGATCGGCGACCGCCTTGAGGCGGTCACCGACGCCTCCTCGCACGAGATGACCGTGTACCGCAACGGAGAAGAGATCAACACCATCCCGGTCACCACCGGCAAGGCGGGCTTCGAGACCCGCAACGGCAAGAAGGTGGTGCTGGAGAAGCAGTCGAGCGTCCGGATGACCGGCGCCAGCATCGGCGTCGGCGGCACCGGGGAGGACTACGACCTCCAGGTGTCCTGGGCGACCCGCGTCACCTGGAGCGGCGAGTACGTGCACGCCGCCCCGTGGTCCGTGGGCTCGCAGGGCGCCGCCAACGTCAGCCACGGCTGCACCGGGATGAGCACAGACGACGCCGCCTGGTTCTTCAAGACCGTACGGCCGGGCGACATCGTGGAGGTCGTCAACAGCTACGGCGAGGACATGGCCCCGTTCGGCAACGGCTTCGGGGACTGGAACCTCTCCTGGACCAAGTGGCAGGAGGGCAGCGCCCTGACGCCCGGCGTACGCGACGGCGGCGGCCCCTCCGAGGCGAGCCGGCTGCGGCCCGGGGTCTGA
- the ctaE gene encoding aa3-type cytochrome oxidase subunit III translates to MSDVATATAAVETGHAHPSVNRPNLTSVGTIIWLSSELMFFAALFAMYFTLRSVMGADYWKEQSEALNVPFALGNTTILVLSSLTCQLGVFAAERGDVKKLRMWFTVTFIMGSVFIAGQVTEYVELVKHEGISLSSGPYGSVFYLTTGFHGLHVTGGLIAFLLVLGRTYAARRFTHQQATAAIVVSYYWHFVDVVWIGLFATIYLIK, encoded by the coding sequence ATGTCGGACGTGGCGACAGCAACAGCAGCAGTAGAGACCGGGCACGCGCACCCGTCGGTCAACCGGCCGAACCTCACCAGCGTCGGAACCATCATCTGGCTGAGTTCCGAGCTGATGTTCTTCGCGGCCCTCTTCGCGATGTACTTCACCCTGCGTTCGGTGATGGGAGCGGACTACTGGAAGGAACAGTCCGAGGCCCTGAACGTTCCGTTCGCGCTCGGCAACACCACGATCCTGGTGCTCTCCTCCCTCACCTGCCAGCTCGGCGTGTTCGCCGCCGAGCGCGGTGACGTGAAGAAGCTGCGCATGTGGTTCACGGTGACCTTCATCATGGGTTCCGTCTTCATCGCCGGGCAGGTCACCGAGTACGTGGAGCTGGTGAAGCACGAGGGCATCTCGCTCTCCTCCGGCCCGTACGGCTCCGTGTTCTATCTGACAACCGGCTTCCACGGCCTGCACGTGACGGGCGGCCTGATCGCCTTCCTGCTGGTCCTGGGACGCACCTACGCGGCCAGACGGTTCACGCACCAGCAGGCGACCGCCGCGATCGTGGTGTCCTACTACTGGCACTTCGTCGACGTGGTCTGGATCGGCCTCTTCGCCACGATCTACTTGATCAAGTAA
- the qcrC gene encoding cytochrome bc1 complex diheme cytochrome c subunit, which translates to MKKLSARRRHPLAALVVLLIALAATGGLYATFAPTGKAQADETSAQSLAVEEGQKLYRVGCASCHGTGGQGSSDGPSLVGVGAAAVDFQVSTGRMPLQQQGAQAPKKPSIYTQKEIDQLAAYVASLGPGPAVPEESQYDPAGGDVARGGDLFRTNCAQCHNFTGKGGALTDGKYAPNIDGVDPKHMYEAMQTGPQNMPSFPDRLLTTSDKQDIIAYLDEVGGDEAESPGGFSLGGLGPVSEGLFAWVFGLGSLVILTIWITARSAKAKKS; encoded by the coding sequence GTGAAAAAGCTCTCCGCACGACGGCGCCATCCGCTGGCGGCGCTCGTCGTCCTACTCATCGCGCTGGCGGCCACCGGGGGGCTGTACGCCACATTCGCGCCCACCGGTAAGGCGCAGGCCGACGAGACCAGCGCACAGTCCCTCGCCGTCGAAGAGGGACAGAAGCTCTACCGGGTCGGCTGCGCGAGCTGCCACGGCACCGGCGGGCAGGGCTCCAGCGACGGCCCCAGCCTCGTGGGCGTCGGCGCGGCTGCGGTGGACTTCCAGGTCTCCACGGGCCGGATGCCCCTGCAGCAGCAGGGCGCCCAGGCGCCGAAGAAGCCGAGCATCTACACCCAGAAGGAGATCGACCAGCTCGCCGCGTACGTCGCCTCCCTGGGCCCGGGCCCTGCGGTCCCCGAGGAGAGCCAGTACGACCCGGCGGGCGGCGACGTCGCCCGCGGCGGTGACCTGTTCCGTACCAACTGCGCGCAGTGCCACAACTTCACCGGCAAGGGCGGCGCCCTGACGGACGGCAAGTACGCGCCGAACATCGACGGCGTCGATCCGAAGCACATGTACGAGGCGATGCAGACGGGGCCGCAGAACATGCCGTCCTTCCCCGACAGGCTGCTGACCACCTCGGACAAGCAGGACATCATCGCCTACCTCGACGAGGTCGGCGGCGACGAGGCCGAGTCGCCCGGTGGCTTCAGCCTCGGCGGCCTCGGCCCCGTGAGCGAGGGTCTCTTCGCCTGGGTCTTCGGGCTCGGCTCCCTCGTCATCCTGACGATCTGGATCACCGCCCGCTCTGCAAAGGCCAAGAAGTCATGA
- the qcrA gene encoding cytochrome bc1 complex Rieske iron-sulfur subunit, protein MSSQAGSENENNGEHLPTVREGEESGGVAVEERDPFANPGLPPHEPRKQDIDERAAKRSERTVSLLFTVSMLATVGFIASFVAIDVDKIVYIFPLGHISALNFALGVTLGLALFCIGAGAIHWSRTLMSDVEVIQERHQIASSEETKAITKAQWRQGTEESAIGSRKIIRRTMLGALTLVPLAGVVLLRDLGPLPGTKLRHTLWGKGKLLINMNTDEPLRPEDITVGSLSFAKPEGLKEGDHNFNTEIAKAALMLVRIHPGDIKDPKSADWGHEGILAYSKICTHVGCPVSLYEQQTHHVLCPCHQSTFDLSDGARVLFGPAGHPLPQLRITVNDEGYLYALGDFDEPVGPSFWERG, encoded by the coding sequence ATGAGTAGCCAGGCTGGCTCCGAGAACGAGAACAACGGCGAGCACCTGCCGACCGTCCGGGAGGGCGAGGAGAGCGGGGGCGTCGCGGTCGAGGAGCGCGACCCGTTCGCCAACCCCGGCCTGCCGCCGCACGAGCCGCGCAAGCAGGACATCGACGAGCGGGCCGCCAAGCGCTCCGAGCGCACCGTCTCGCTGCTGTTCACGGTGTCGATGCTGGCGACCGTCGGCTTCATCGCCTCGTTCGTCGCGATCGACGTCGACAAGATCGTCTACATCTTCCCGCTCGGCCACATCAGCGCGCTGAACTTCGCGCTCGGCGTCACCCTGGGCCTCGCGCTGTTCTGCATCGGCGCCGGCGCCATCCACTGGTCCCGCACGCTGATGTCGGACGTGGAGGTCATCCAGGAGCGGCACCAGATCGCGTCCTCGGAAGAGACCAAGGCCATCACCAAGGCCCAGTGGCGCCAGGGCACCGAGGAATCGGCGATCGGCAGCCGCAAGATCATCCGCCGCACCATGCTCGGCGCGCTCACGCTGGTGCCGCTCGCCGGCGTCGTGCTGCTGCGCGACCTCGGCCCGCTGCCGGGCACCAAGCTGCGCCACACCCTGTGGGGCAAGGGCAAGCTGCTCATCAACATGAACACCGACGAGCCGCTGCGCCCGGAGGACATCACCGTCGGTTCGCTCTCCTTCGCCAAGCCCGAGGGGCTGAAGGAAGGCGACCACAACTTCAACACCGAGATCGCCAAGGCGGCCCTGATGCTCGTCCGGATCCACCCGGGCGACATCAAGGACCCGAAGTCGGCGGACTGGGGCCACGAGGGCATCCTGGCCTACTCCAAGATCTGCACGCACGTCGGCTGTCCCGTCAGCCTGTACGAGCAGCAGACGCACCACGTGCTGTGCCCGTGCCACCAGTCCACGTTCGACCTGTCCGACGGCGCGCGCGTGCTCTTCGGCCCGGCGGGTCACCCCCTGCCGCAGCTTAGGATCACGGTCAATGACGAGGGCTACCTGTACGCGCTCGGCGACTTCGACGAGCCGGTAGGCCCCAGCTTCTGGGAGCGCGGATGA